The following nucleotide sequence is from Terriglobia bacterium.
GCGTCGCTCCGCGAATGGACTGCGGCCTTGCATCCTTCGACCTCGGATTTCGTAAACCCCCGTGGCGCGCCCGAATCGACGCGCGACCGACCCGGGAGATGCCTCATGAGACGCGTCGCGATTCTCGCTCTGCTGGCCATGGCCTCGGTTCCCACGCCGGCTCAGACGACCTTTCACGGCGACAACGCCCGGACGGGGGTCTACGGCGCCCCCGGTCCGAGGACGTTCGGCGGCGTCAAGTGGGCCTTCAAGGCCGGCGGGCCGATCTTGACCTCGCCCGCCGTCGCCGACGGCGTCGTCTACATCGGCAGCCTGGACGGCCACCTCTACGCCGTCGACCAGGAGAGCGGCAAGGAGAAGTGGAACTTCAAGTCGCGAATGCCGATCGCCTCGTCGCCGGCGGTGGCGGGCGGCACGCTCTACTTCGTGTCGTCGGCCGGTGCTCTGGCCGCGATCGACGTCGCGACCGGAATGCCGCGGTGGGTCTTCGCCACGGAATTCGAGAGGAAGTTCGAGGCGAAGAGCCTTCACGGCTACCTCTCGCCGGCCCAGACCATCCCCGACGCGTGGGACGTCTTCACGTCGTCGCCGGCGGTCGCGGACGGCAAGGTCTACTTCGGCAGCGGCGACGGCAACGTCTACGCGGTCGACGCGACCACCGGCGTGCTCCAGTGGAAGTTCGCGACGAAGGACGTCGTGCACGCCTCCCCCGCGGTGGCCAACCACACGGTCTTCGTCGGCAGCTGGGACAGCTACCTCTACGCGATCGACGCGGACACCGGCCAGGAGAAGTGGGCGTTCAAGACGGGCGAGGATCCCGCCATCCACAACCAGGTGGGCTTCCAGTCGTCCGCGGCGGTGGTGGACGGCACGGTGTACGTGGGGTGCCGCGACGCCCACGTGTACGCGGTGGATGCCGCCACCGGGCGCAAGAGGTGGGACTATCCGACCAGCAAGTCGTGGGTCGTCGGCACCCCCGCGGTCCGCGACGGAACGGTGTACGTGGGGACCTCCGACAGCGCGCGCTTCATGGCGCTCGACGCGAGGACCGGCAGGCTGCGATTCAACTTCGAGGCGAAGGCGTACCTGTTCTCCTCGGCGGCTCTCGCGGGCGACCTGGCCTACGTCGGCGACCACAACGGCAGGCTGTACGCCATCGACGCGAAGACCGGGAAGCTGGCCTGGGAGTTCCGGACCGAGGCGTCGAAGGCGGACCCGCTCAAGGTGCTGAATCCCGACGGGAGCCTGAACCAGGAGTCGTTCGCGCCCGTCCTCGGCGATTTCGAGGACATGTACGTCGACTTCTATCGCTTCGTCTCCATCGGCGCGATCATGTCGTCGCCCGCCGTGGACCGCGGGACGGTCTACGTCGGCAGCATGGACGGGAACCTGTACGCGCTGCAGTGACGGGGGCCCGGCGGCGGTCCCCGAAGGGAGGCGAAAGTGAGGAAGCTCCTGATCGGGATGGCGATCGCGCCGGCGCTCGTCCTCGCGGCGGCCGCGCCGGCCGTATCCGCGGGGCAGGGGACGGCGGAGGACGGGGCCTGTGCCCAGCTGATATCGTCGATCGAGAGCCTGAAGGCGATGCTCGGCCAGGAGTCGAAGGCCAGAACGGCGGAGCGGGAGTCGCAGCGGATGCAGCTCGTCGTGACGCTCCTCGGCCTGCGCTACCGGAACATCGAGGGGGTCGAGTCCCGGCTGCGGACCCTCGACAGCGAGGAAGACGACGTCCGA
It contains:
- a CDS encoding PQQ-binding-like beta-propeller repeat protein, producing MLALLAMASVPTPAQTTFHGDNARTGVYGAPGPRTFGGVKWAFKAGGPILTSPAVADGVVYIGSLDGHLYAVDQESGKEKWNFKSRMPIASSPAVAGGTLYFVSSAGALAAIDVATGMPRWVFATEFERKFEAKSLHGYLSPAQTIPDAWDVFTSSPAVADGKVYFGSGDGNVYAVDATTGVLQWKFATKDVVHASPAVANHTVFVGSWDSYLYAIDADTGQEKWAFKTGEDPAIHNQVGFQSSAAVVDGTVYVGCRDAHVYAVDAATGRKRWDYPTSKSWVVGTPAVRDGTVYVGTSDSARFMALDARTGRLRFNFEAKAYLFSSAALAGDLAYVGDHNGRLYAIDAKTGKLAWEFRTEASKADPLKVLNPDGSLNQESFAPVLGDFEDMYVDFYRFVSIGAIMSSPAVDRGTVYVGSMDGNLYALQ